TGGTGGATTCTAAAGAATGCCCACTTCACGATAGAAAACTATGTAGATGTGCTGACTAAAGGCTTCTCACGAAACATCCTAAACTCCATAATAATAGCAACTTTTGCCACTGTTCTGCCACTACTGATAGCAGGCATGGCAGCTTACGGCTTTACCTCCTTCAGCTTTCCGATTAAAACGATGCTCTTTCTAACTTTAGTTGCAATCCAAGTTGTTCCTCAGCAGGCAGTCATAATTCCCCTCCTAAAGCTCTTCAGAGATTTAGGACTTTACAACCACTTCTACGGGATAATCTTAGTACACTCTGCCTTTGCCCTTCCATGGACAATATTCTTCCTGAGAAACTTTTTCATGTCCGTACCTAAGGATTATGAAGAGGCAGCAAAGATTGATGGCTTAAGCAACGTTGGAATTTACTTTAAGATAATCCTTCCAATAGCCCTACCAGCTATCATAAGCGTTGCAGTTGTTCAGTTTATCTTCGTATGGCAAGACTTGTTCTTTGCGATTACACTGCTGAGACCAGAGAACTGGCCAGCCTCTGCTGGAATAACAAGGTTCGTGAGCAGATACAATCCAAACTGGGGAGAGCTAACAGCAGCAGGCGTTTTGACAATATTGGTACCAATAATTGTTTACGTTGCACTTCAGAAGTATTACATGAAAGGTGTTTCAGGAGGAATAAAGGGCTGATTTCTTCTTAAACTTTATTTGGAGGGATAAAAATGGACTTTATTTTAGGAGTCAACTACTGGCCCAGAAAGAAGGCTATGTTCTGGTGGAAAGAGTTTGACGAAAAAGAAGTAAGAGAAGAGTTTTCAGTTATTAAAGAACTCAACCTCGACGTTGTGAGAATTTTTCTACTCTGGGAAGATTTTCAACCAAAAATTGACAAAATTGACAAAAAAAGCCTAAAAAATCTTGGAAAAGTTCTTGATATCGCCAACGAACTAGATCTCAAACTAATTCCAACTTTCTTCATAGGACACATGAGCGGCATAAATTGGCTTCCGGAATGGTTGCTGGATGACAAGCCCCACGAGAGATTCCTTACATATTCAAATGGCAAAGTTGTTGATAGAAGAGCAAGGGATATTTATGAAGACAAAGAAATTCTGAAAGCTGAGGAATTGTTATTGAACACAGTCACATCAGAATTCAGTGATTCCTCTCAAATATATGCTTGGGACATCTCAAATGAAATAGATAACGTTAGAATACCAAGAACACCGGAAGTTGCAAAAAGATGGCTGAAATTTGTTTACGAAACAATAAAATCTAATGATAGTAGACCAGTGACTTTTGGCATTCATCAGGAGGATATAGATAGGAATAAAAACTTTAGAGTTCAAGATGTTGCTCTTTACAACGATTTCCTCTGTATGCATGCTTATTCTGTTTATACAGATTTTACAGATCCCCTTGATCCATATTTTGTACCATTTGCTTGTATTTTAACAAAAGCTCTTGGCAAAAAAAATATTTTAATGGAAGAGTTTGGAATGCCAACTACTCAAGGAGAAACTAGAAAGATAAAATCTGCTACTGGAAAAGATATCCTAGAACACTATCTCATAAATGAAGAAGAGGCAGCAAAATGGCTCGAAAAGACATTAAAGCACCTTTATGAATTTGGAACAATTGGTGCTTTATACTGGAACTTCTCAGATTATCACGAGAGTCTCTGGGACAAGCCTCCATTTGATAAGGCAATACATGAAAGATTCTTTGGACTTCTAAGAAGTGACGGAAGTCTAAAGCCAACGGCATTTGTTCTCAAGGACTTTAAAAACAAAATAAAAGGGTTAAAAAGAAGAGAAATTTACATTAATGTTCCTCCAGACTATTACGAAAAACCTAAAGAGAACTTAGTCAAATTATATAGTGAATTCCTCAAGAAAATCGGGTGATTATTATGATCTTTGCAATAGGTGAAGTATTAATTGACTTCATAGCAAAAGAAGAATGGCCGTTAAAGGACGTTAAGACTTTTGAAAAACATGCTGGGGGAGCTCCAGCCAATGTAACTGTTGGGTTGGCAAGATTGGGAACACCTTCAGCACTAATAAGTAAAGTTGGAGCAGATCCTTTTGGAGAATTCCTAGTTGAAAAGCTCAAGGAAGAGGGAGTAAACACAGACTACATAAAACTTGACAGAGAAAAGCATACTGGTGTCGTTTTTGTCCAGCTGATTGGAGCTAAGCCAGAATTCATCCTCTATGATGGAGTTGCCTATTTCAATCTGAAGATTGAGGACATAGATTTCTCTTTTCTCGAGAAAGCTTCTC
The nucleotide sequence above comes from Thermococcus sp. M39. Encoded proteins:
- a CDS encoding beta-galactosidase, which encodes MDFILGVNYWPRKKAMFWWKEFDEKEVREEFSVIKELNLDVVRIFLLWEDFQPKIDKIDKKSLKNLGKVLDIANELDLKLIPTFFIGHMSGINWLPEWLLDDKPHERFLTYSNGKVVDRRARDIYEDKEILKAEELLLNTVTSEFSDSSQIYAWDISNEIDNVRIPRTPEVAKRWLKFVYETIKSNDSRPVTFGIHQEDIDRNKNFRVQDVALYNDFLCMHAYSVYTDFTDPLDPYFVPFACILTKALGKKNILMEEFGMPTTQGETRKIKSATGKDILEHYLINEEEAAKWLEKTLKHLYEFGTIGALYWNFSDYHESLWDKPPFDKAIHERFFGLLRSDGSLKPTAFVLKDFKNKIKGLKRREIYINVPPDYYEKPKENLVKLYSEFLKKIG
- a CDS encoding carbohydrate ABC transporter permease, whose amino-acid sequence is MTKVSRKYKITINMIAWTIGILLLIPLFGLIMASIRPFSEVVTGWWILKNAHFTIENYVDVLTKGFSRNILNSIIIATFATVLPLLIAGMAAYGFTSFSFPIKTMLFLTLVAIQVVPQQAVIIPLLKLFRDLGLYNHFYGIILVHSAFALPWTIFFLRNFFMSVPKDYEEAAKIDGLSNVGIYFKIILPIALPAIISVAVVQFIFVWQDLFFAITLLRPENWPASAGITRFVSRYNPNWGELTAAGVLTILVPIIVYVALQKYYMKGVSGGIKG